TCGGGATGTAATTTAACTTTGAAATGAGTTAcataaatgaaacaaaaagaTTATCAATGATCCACTTGATACATTAAAATGAAACAAGTGATCTAATTGTTTATTAACCCCTTAATTAAGGAGATTGCCTTGCCCTAGTGAAGTTCTAGAAATCAATCGCTAGCAAGTACATCATATATGTCTCACATGAACTAAAAAGAAACTCCTACTTGATAGTAGTATATGTTTATGCCAGAATgaatgatttatatatggattatgTTGTCTCATCTTATGTGTTGTTTCTTTAGTCGGCAGAGAAAATTTATTGCCACAATTTTCTCATAGAAAAAGCAAGGTGACTGAGTGTGATTATTACTATTGTCATTCTAGAAAAACAATACATGAGTGCCTAGTCTTGATTACTTTCTCAACTAAAACAAAACTTCTCCTACAACTTCAAACAAACCAAAAGAGGACAACTGGTTTGAAATATGTTTAGATACTGTAGGTGAAAAGCAAgctttctttatttatattttataatattgaaaaaaataaggTTTTGTTGTCATATGAAAATGTCAAACACCATTGCTGTCTTTTTCCCTCACACCTGCCAAAACCCAAGAAAGTCTTCTCAATCCTGTGCATGTATTTTTCCATTTTTACCTCTTGACTTTGTACTCATGTTAAACCTCTGCAACAGTCTTGTTACTACAGACAGGCCTTAGATTTTCTTAGAACTTTCTCTTCCTGAAATATATCAACACATGTACTTTATTATAAATCTCAAATAAAACAGTAACTTGGAGTAATAATCTTCTTGTCATTTCTCTCTAGCTTGCTAATTTATTCTTCATACAAtatacacacacagacacacatatTACTCTGCTGTATATTCTTGTTTCTTGGAAGTTCTTACTGGAATGTCTGAAAAAGGACATGCTCGATTGGTTCGTTGCCCAAATTGCAAGAATTTAGTTTCAGAGCTGAAAGATTACTCTGTTTATCAGTGTGGTGCTTGTGGGATTGTTCTTAGAGGTACCCTCTTGTTAATTTCTtgaattttaatgttttttcttGTGTCTGTGAGTCTGTGACTATTAATTTATGTTTAGCATTCAAGTAAATCTAAAAAAGTTCCAATTTTTTAGATGATATTTGGGGGTTTGAAGGTGGGAATTCATGTTTTAATTGTTAGAACAGTGTGGAAATGTTATTATGTTTGTTGCTCTGATTTGTTTTTATAGGTTTTGTTTAAAAAGGTGTTATCTTGTTTACTTTTTGCAGTAAAAGATAAGAATTTTGAGGTAGATGGGGTTTCTGGGGATTTTGTTTTGGGTGATGATGGGTCAATAAATGATGTTGGGTCAAATGGTAGTTCTGCTAGTATGATTAGGAGGATTGGAAATTCGGATGAGATGCATGAGCGATATGTGTATAACTCAATAGCTAAAGGGGATAGGCCAAGTTTCGAGTATCAAGGGGGGATGGATGAGAATGTTGCTGGAAGTAGTAGAGAATTTGGGGGTTCAAAATATGGAGGTGGTCATGTTTATGTGTCACAGAGGTCAGACCGCAGATTTGATCGGAGATCTGGTGGTGAGAATGGCGATGATGAATATTATCATGGCACTCAAAGGGGAGATGTGGGAAGGGTGAGATATTCTGCATCAATGCACTCGTACCGGGGTACTTCGGAGCTGGGACGTAATTATGATTATGCTGAAGCAGCCCAATTTGTGAAGAGCAGAGGCGATTTCAGTGAGTTTACGAAGGTCGACCATGTAGAACAAGAAAAAGCCGAGATATTAAGAAAGTTGAATGAGTTAAAGGATCAACTTAGTAGGATTGATGTAGCTTCTAAACCTAAAGAAAAGGTCTTTACTGATAGGACGGCTTTTCATAAGGATCCTTATAGTAATCCAGAGATTTGGCTGTCTGATGGATCTCGAGTTCAGAAAAGGACCTCATTGCAGTATTCAGGTGCTGATAAACATGTAGCTGGACCTTCATATATTAGTCATTACAATGAGCCACCATCATACATAGATAGTCGTGAGATGGCTCCGCCTAAGTTTTATCCACCAATGCATACTCCAAATCACCTGCAAGAGTATGAGGGTCCGTTAAGGTCACCAGTGCCCGGGGGACCTTTATACAGGGtaccttctcctccacagccacAGTATTCCCATCCATACTATTCTCCACAGTATGTGAATAGTGATGTAACGCCTTCGAATACAATTCAACCATATTCGCATAACATAAATATGCATACACCATCTTGTTCTTGTTTACAGTGCTACAATAGGCATCCTCAGGTTATACCAACTGTTACCTCTTCTGGATATGGTGATAGAAGGTATTTGGATGACCCGAAAAACCCCATTTTATATCCTCGTGACAATTCCAGTGCACTTGGTCCACAGAATTATGATCCTGGATCTCAGAGAATCTATCATAATTCACAATGGTCCAAAGATCAGAACTTAGGAGTAGGTGTGTCCAATCAACAACGCCATCTAAAGGTGATGCCGTCTAGTGGTGGACGTCGTTGCTACCCTATTGCTGGTGGTGCACCGTTGTTTGCATGTTGCAGTTGTTTCGAATTGCTCCAACTTCCTAAGAAATTTCTTTTTAgacaaaaaattcaaaagaaaataaGATGTGCAGCATGTGCCAAACTCATATTTGTAGAAGTTACTGATAAGAAACTTATTCTTTCTGTTTATGAGGAAGCAAAGGAAAGTCCTGCTACGGATGATGATAGCTCGTATATGGCCAAGAACAATACTTTGAATTTTGTTGCAGATAGTAGAAGCATGGATGTCCCGTCAGATGATTATGATAGCTCCACTTTCAATATACATTCAGCTGACAGAAAACAAGTTTCGGCATCACCAGAAAAGGTTTTAAGCTCCAATCACTCTGCTGGGGTAAAAAATGAACACTCCACTTCTTCCTTTACATCTGAGAATGAGGACAACAATAATACAAATAGAAATAGCAACTCTGCTGAACTCCCAACAGAGGCCATCCCATCACGTCCGCCTTCAGGTTCACCTCTTAAAGATCACATTGATTACTCTAATAGATATACTTTGGCAAACCAATCTGAAAAGGGAA
This genomic window from Daucus carota subsp. sativus chromosome 7, DH1 v3.0, whole genome shotgun sequence contains:
- the LOC108193963 gene encoding uncharacterized protein LOC108193963, which codes for MSEKGHARLVRCPNCKNLVSELKDYSVYQCGACGIVLRVKDKNFEVDGVSGDFVLGDDGSINDVGSNGSSASMIRRIGNSDEMHERYVYNSIAKGDRPSFEYQGGMDENVAGSSREFGGSKYGGGHVYVSQRSDRRFDRRSGGENGDDEYYHGTQRGDVGRVRYSASMHSYRGTSELGRNYDYAEAAQFVKSRGDFSEFTKVDHVEQEKAEILRKLNELKDQLSRIDVASKPKEKVFTDRTAFHKDPYSNPEIWLSDGSRVQKRTSLQYSGADKHVAGPSYISHYNEPPSYIDSREMAPPKFYPPMHTPNHLQEYEGPLRSPVPGGPLYRVPSPPQPQYSHPYYSPQYVNSDVTPSNTIQPYSHNINMHTPSCSCLQCYNRHPQVIPTVTSSGYGDRRYLDDPKNPILYPRDNSSALGPQNYDPGSQRIYHNSQWSKDQNLGVGVSNQQRHLKVMPSSGGRRCYPIAGGAPLFACCSCFELLQLPKKFLFRQKIQKKIRCAACAKLIFVEVTDKKLILSVYEEAKESPATDDDSSYMAKNNTLNFVADSRSMDVPSDDYDSSTFNIHSADRKQVSASPEKVLSSNHSAGVKNEHSTSSFTSENEDNNNTNRNSNSAELPTEAIPSRPPSGSPLKDHIDYSNRYTLANQSEKGSKIDLSEHEMGMPIKVISQQNSGKDTAAATELDISPNEYFNTGTSIDSGDISREEDQTRASKANSYFPGIIRESSQDRSDNSFEDEITNVSVNGHPIPDRFVKKAEEFAGRIQPGEYWYDSRAGFWGVMGGPCLGIIPPSIEEFNFPLPETCAGGDTGVFVNGRELHQKDLKLLGKRGLPTDVDRSYIIEISGRVLDDESGEELDSLGKLAPTVEKTKRGFGMRTPRGAR